The following DNA comes from Rosa rugosa chromosome 5, drRosRugo1.1, whole genome shotgun sequence.
AACCGATGTCTggatattttagtaacatcgattttcatttcagaaCTGATGTCTGGCACTCGGTAGTATATCGTTTTTGACAATGAACCGATGTCTggatattttagtaacatcgattttcattttggaactgatatATCTGTATTACTGGACATCAGTTTTTATGGCTAAAACTTATTTCAACTTTATATCTAAACATCACATTCTATAAAGAGGATGATGTCCACAAAATAGAACTGTGATTATAAATTGCAAATTGGGGTATTATATCCGACATTCATCATCCTTAACAGTTTACAAAATGGGCAAAATAAAACCCCATTTCATGCACCTATATACTACAAGGCTAGCCTAACAATTAGTATTCATGTTTGTTCATAATTGCTACAAAAAAGTTAATTAAAAGCTAGCCTAACTCAAaatcaagtaactggtcagaACCTACAGCAGAGTCTGTAAGTAGTCGGCTACTTCAATGCGGACCTCGTCAAGTTGTTGTTGGGTATACCCTTTCCGATCCTTTACCGCCTAGCTATCTTTGCATCAGTACCTGCTATTGCAGATACAGTTGCTCCCTGGTACTTAGCCATATGAATAGCAAATATGCCAATTCCACTGCATCCTCCATGAATCTGAATTTAAACAATAAGAAGATGTATGAAAGCTATGCACTAgtgcaaaagaaaaacaaaagaagtaaTTGACTTTAAACAATTTATTTAATACCTAGAGACTGTTCTATCAGCAAAAGTTTAATAAAGCAATTCCTATTTAAACATATATAGTACTAGTCAAAATGAAGTCCAACCCGAATCCACTGCCAATCCATTGATGGTAATTAAGTAGTAAACTGGAATTCTGTAGTATCACATGTTTATGGTTTGGTGGACTTGGTTTTCTCATTCACTTACGAGATCACTAACAATAAAAATATTTCAGTGAAGGGATACAAGCAGCGAGGGAGGTCATAAACTACTCAAGTATACAAGGAAGTTTAGTAACAAACTAATGTGCAATTAGATGCATATAATAGAATAAAAAGGACACCTCTCACATTTGATAACTGAGAACAAAGGTTCACCTGTAGTGCCACCCTATAATAGAACCGACTGCAAATAGAAAGTCTAGGATCACTCACCTGTTGATGATGCAATTGCTGAAAGGCTCCTACAAGCAAGGCTAACCAGTTCAGTGGAATAATCAGGCCTCATGAAAAGACACAAAATTAATATTATCGTGTTAGGTCTGAAAAAAAGAATGCATAGAACAACAATCAAAGGGCATGAATACCCTAAAATTGTGGAGTCCATAAAGAAAACTAATTAATCACCTCTGTGCCAGCCAACAAGATCTTAATATCTCATATACTATAAAACTGATAGGAATACAAGAGCACAATACAACAACCCACAAAGGTTGAAATTGTTGAAACTGAATAGAATATAATATATATGCAAgtttattattaatcaaaactaTATCTTGGATAGCAAACTTTCGGGTAggttttaaaaaagaaaatgataactGAAGGATTAACTTACGTAGACATGCCAAGGACAAGTTGAGGGGGCTTGCAATATATGCAGTAGATATGAAGAGCTTTAAGCAATCAAACCTATAGAAATGCCCAAAGGTTCAAATGGTTGAAACTGAATTGAATATTTTCATTTGGGGTAATTGATTCAAATCTACCTCCAGACCACAAAGTTTCGGATAGATTCTAACAAAGAAAAGATAACTGAGAAGACATGCAGCATGGTGCATATATAGCATTCTAAAGCATGTTAAAAATCtagtaaaaagaaaacaaagattgCCTTCCACATACATTTCAATTCAattaactcaaaacaactcacataCTCACCAAACATCATTGGGATAATCGGAGGTTCTAGATGGTGGAGCACAGAAAATGACATTAGGAAATTTATGGTCCCCCTtcaaacatgaattaataccaCCTCGATCAACTCCTCATGGTGACCAACGATCACCGTTTGCCCATATATTTCACAACCCGTATGCTCCTATAAGCTCAATTGCTTAACCATTACAGAATTGAACTAAATTTGACTATTTCGTCACTAAAACTAATCAAAATGTAGACAAAGATAAGTACCTCCCGCCATTTCTTTGCAACTAAATGCCCAAGTACTCCTGGCCCAATAACCAATAGGTCATTCGCTCCCACCATTTCTCAATGGTTATTTAACAtcagaagaataaaaaatgacCATACAGAGTCCCCCGACTACTAAATACGCACAAATTAAAGCAAGTATCTTACAGCTCTTCTCTTGTATGAACCAATTACGCTTCCAAATTAAGCAATCTGAAAAGAAACTCAGTGCAATTTTACTCTGACTAGAAATATTAACTCAAATGTTTCACCACCTGGAAATGTTAACTcaattttacaccaatccaactATCTCATATCTAGAATTTGTTTCAAATTTTCGCATATATACAAACAAATGATATAATATGGTGACTTACATAGCTATTAAACTATCGAGCAGCTGCTTCTACTTCCTGATCACTAGACATGGTCGCAAACCCAAATCCTCCGCTTCTCCCAGTAGTCTTGTAATATAACCTGCAAATCCCATTAAAACGCTTCCATTAATCCCAAGAAACAATTTATCTTCAGTCAATTCACAAAAAGATGAGAAATTTCGAACGAAAAGCAAAACCATACCACGAAAAGAAAATATAGTTTAAGGTACCAGGTAAGAAAGTAAACAAATTTCCTTGTACTTACAGGATGTGCAAATCATTATCCAATTTATCATAAGAACCATGCCACATACCCTGAAAGCCATACCAAATCTTAGTACGTAGCAGCAGAAACATAAAGTACTCCAAAAACAAATTCTCACCATCGTATTTGCTGTCTTTTGTATTTGCTCTGCCCGTGAAGAATACCTTCTTTCTCAGCAACTTTTTTTGCAGCATATAGAAGTTGACCCAATATTTCCACATGCCTAGATTCAGCCTGCAATGACAGAATGCATAGATCAAAAGAAAGCCTTTTTTCTTCTGCAGACTGATATACATAACGTATATGACAAGATAATTTCCTCAACAAATCCTAATACAGAAATGGGATTGGTTTCATTGAATTAAGGATTAATGTAAGAATAAGCAGGTTTGGTAGAAAAATGGCCAGATGTTACCTTTCCCAGCTCTGTTAACCCATCCCTATTCTTTGGGATGATAACAACATGCACGGGAGCCTGTGGGTTGATATCCCGAAATGCCAGGACCTTATCATCCTCGTATACAATGGTCGATGGGATTTCCTTTGCTATGATCTTGTCAAATCTGAATATAGGGGAAGAAGGAATTCATAAGATGATTGTCAATTTGGATGATATTATCACTGTCATAAGATGTACTTCAGTTCCGTTTAGCCCTTACCAATTTCAGGGTAATGTA
Coding sequences within:
- the LOC133711659 gene encoding uncharacterized protein LOC133711659; the protein is PRVPLPRSLTPSSRSRSPDLELEIRSNLELIRGPELVILQLEPALASSPTSSLRKILDWNRNCAATTARAFVTVKASNPNFRTFLLPLHSRRSLCRVSATNNEEAAAKVAAANADRGAPTIFDKIIAKEIPSTIVYEDDKVLAFRDINPQAPVHVVIIPKNRDGLTELGKAESRHVEILGQLLYAAKKVAEKEGILHGQSKYKRQQIRWVCGMVLMINWIMICTSCYITRLLGEAEDLGLRPCLVIRK